The genomic DNA CATACTACCTCATGAGCTAGACGATGCCCTTCGTAGCCGTCTTCCCCATAAGCCGTACCATGATCGGAAAAGGCCATGCAAAACGTCTTTCCCCGTTCTCGTAAAGCATCAAACAAACGCCCAAGCTGCCCATCCACATAACGCAAGGCTACACGTTGGGACTCCACCGAATCCTTAGCTGAGCCCTCCAGAAAATAGTGATTAGGGCCATGAATAGCTGATACATTCAGGAACAAAAACAGCCGCTGCGCCGGGTCCGCCTTCTCCAGTAGCTTAAGGGCATGATTCACCTGATGCTCGGTTGAACGGGGATTCGTAACGCCGAAGGTCATACGCCAGTAGCTTTCCTGAAAATACCCCGGCAGCACCTTGGCAAGCTTGTTTTTTTTCGTAAAAAAAATAACGCCGCCGATGCAGATTGTTCGATACCCCTCACCCGCCAGCCCGGATACAATATCCGGTGCATCAAACAGCCACGTATGCGGATGCGTCCGCAGTCCCGTATCCATTGTATGAAACAGCCGTATGTGGGAGGCCTTATCCGTATTAGCCGGTGTAGGCAAAAATCCGCCAAAAAACGCATGATGTGCAGCATAGGTAAAGCTGCCCGGCGTATGGCGTTTTTCCCATGGTCCAGACTCGCATAGATTCGGACAGTTCTCCTCCTCCAGCTTGGCTACATCGTAACGCAGCGTGTCGAGCGTAATCATGACAATATCATGAGAACCGACAATCTGATTCATATCGGTCATAACGAGTCTTTCCTTTCCAAAGTTGCAGTCCCATTGGCGAGATGCAGCATTTCCCATTCATATGGATTCCATCCCTGATGCTTTACACGATATAGCAGGTCACCGAACGGATTAACATCCAGCACGTATGGACGACCGCCATGCGCCGGAACCAGCACATCCAGCCCAGCGACCATAGAGGCTGGAAATGCGCTCATCGCGGCTTCCGCAGTCTGCTGCACCGATTCTACCGTATCCTGCGGCAACCCAGCGCCCTCCAGCAAGAGCCGTTCATTGCGCAAATGCAGATTCGTAATCGGACTCCGACTC from Paenibacillus sp. FSL R10-2782 includes the following:
- a CDS encoding STM4013/SEN3800 family hydrolase, which gives rise to MTDMNQIVGSHDIVMITLDTLRYDVAKLEEENCPNLCESGPWEKRHTPGSFTYAAHHAFFGGFLPTPANTDKASHIRLFHTMDTGLRTHPHTWLFDAPDIVSGLAGEGYRTICIGGVIFFTKKNKLAKVLPGYFQESYWRMTFGVTNPRSTEHQVNHALKLLEKADPAQRLFLFLNVSAIHGPNHYFLEGSAKDSVESQRVALRYVDGQLGRLFDALRERGKTFCMAFSDHGTAYGEDGYEGHRLAHEVVWNVPYREFVL